AGACGTGACGGCCGATCTGTTTTTCGAGAGAGGGCGACCAGGGCACGAGCTGGAAGCCGAGGCCGTCGTCGATCATGGCGAAGCGGCCGGAGGCGAGCGCGAAACGCTGGCGATAGGAGCCGGCGACATATTCGCCGCTGGCTGCGCGCTCGAAGGACATGCCGGTCTCGGTTGCGAGCTTCTCGCCGAGGTTGTCGAGTTCGCGTTGGCGCAAGGTGCTGAGCAGCCGGCGCGCGAAGACGACGCGACCGCCCTGCCGCTCGGCAAAGCCCTCGCCGATCAGATGTTCAGCGCGTTCGTCCAGAGCCTGACGGACCTCAGCGCCGAAACCGCTGTCCGACAGCGCGATCGGATCGCGGGCGATGGCCTGCCGGTCGAGCCAGGTCGCGCCCGAGGCGCCGACTTGCGCACCAAGATCGAGATCGGCGCGGACGGCGAGCGCGACGCGGCGCTGCCCCTGCGGGTCCTCCCAGGATCGCAACTCGACGATGGAACCGGGCGGACTGTCGCCGGCGGCGTCGAGATGCGGCAGCTTGATGTGATGGGTCCGCCCGTCGGTGCCGTCGACCACGGCATAAGCGGTGCCCTTCAACTCGTCGTCGAGGCCGCGCTCGACCAGGCGGCCGATGACGGGAACGTCAAGGCTTTCGCCGGCGAGGACATAGCTGGCCGAGCCGCGTTCGATGCCGCGTTCGGTCAGGGCACGGTGCATGCGCTTGATGATGTCGCCGCGCTCGCCCAGTTCACGCAGGACCGCTTCGGCTTCGGGCTTGATGAACCATTGCGAGAGGCCGATCTCTTCGGCAAGCCCGCGGATTTCAAGGGTTCGCAGCCGCCCCACCTTCAGAGTATGAAACTCGTCCGGCTGGCGGTCGGGAAGCGGGGCAAGGTCGATGATGCCGGACTTGCCGGCGTCGCGCACAAGCTGCCGGTCGAGCTGCGTCCAGCGTTCCGCCTCGACCTGCCGCTCCAGATTGCGGTGGATCTCCAGATCGGTGCGGGGCCCGAGTTCCTGCGTGACCAGATCCTGCGCACGGGCGCGCATGCCCTCCTTGATGTAGTCGCGGGAAATCACCAGGTCCTGGCCATCGTCGGTGCGGCCGCGCAGGATGATATGGATATGGGGATTGTCGGTGTTCCAGTGATCGACGGCGACCCAATCGAGGCGCGTGCCGAGATCCTTCTCCATCTGCCCCATCAGCTCGCGGGCGTGATCCTTCAGATTGGCCATGTCCACCGCGTCTTCGGGCGAGACGATGAAGCGGAAATGATGCCTGTCGTCCTGGCACTTTTCCGCGAAAGCGCCGACATCCATGTCGTCCCTTTCCGGGCCGAACATCCGCGCCTTTTCCCCGTCGCGGGTCACGCCATCGCGGCGCAGATAATTAAGGTGTGCGCCGAGCGGAGCCGAGCGTGCCGTTTGGCGAACCACGCGGGTCTTGATGACGGCGATGCGCGAGCGTCCGGTGAGAAGCCGGTTGGCCTGGATGCTGGCGCGCTGACCGCGCCCGAAGCGTGAGCGGTTGCCCGAGGTGATCTTGCCGGAGCGCGAGACGCGTCCGCCGGCTTTCTGGGCGGCGGCGAGCGCCTGGGCGACAAAGGGCCTCGCCTGTTGCGCGCGGGTCGAGCGGATACGGCCCGGACGGATGCGGAACTCGTTGTCATCGGACATGGGGCGCCCCCGCACGGTGCAAATCATCAAGGAAAATCAGGAAGAGGAGCGCGCAGCGCACGGTGCGCGCCAGCGCCGCACGGTGCGGGACGCGCCGGAAACCTGAACAAAAACAACCGCCCGCCACAGCCGCACCGTGCGGCCTTTTATCTCGCCATCTTTCGGTCGTGGTGCCTGCCGCCACCCTCTGCGCCCTCCATGACACGCCAGCGCCCGATGGGATGCGAATTGCGGTGCCGCTGCTCATGGCCGGTCCCCACCGGCATCGCGGGCGACGAACAGCCCCTCCGACTGCAAGGCGGTGAGTGCGTCCGGTGCCGCCGGGACGAGCGAAGGGGCATCGTCCGGCGTGCGGTCGGGGGACGCGGGATCGGCAGCGGAAGCGCCGATTTCACGCGCGACGAAGAGCGCCGCCTCGCGCCAGTCGGGCGGCGGAGCGACCGTCGAGCCGCTGCCGGAAGGCCGCTCGCCGAGCAGGATCGGCGTCAAAGCAGCGACATAGGCGCGCGTCTCGGCAGGCAGCGGACGAGCCGTCGCGCGGTATTCATCGTAGCGACCGGGACCGGCATTGTAGGCCGCGAGCATCGCGGCAACATTGCCGTAGCGATCCCACATCTCGCGTAGGTAGGCGGTGCCCGCGAGGATGTTGTCGCGCGGCTCGAAGGGGTCGCGGCCGAGAGCATGGCGGATGCGCAGCTCCGCCCAAGTCGAGGGCATGACCTGCATCAGCCCCATCGCGCCGGCAGACGATATGGCGTGCATATTGCCCGCGCTTTCGACCTGCATCACGGCGATGATCCATGCCGCCGGGATGCCGAACCGCTGCGAAGCCTCTTCGATATGGGCGCCGTGCGGATGCACGGCGACGGCACGACCCATCACGGCGATCTGCGCCAGGCCGGGCAGCGGGGCAATGGCTGTGACGAACAGGCCGGAAAGAAGAAGGAGGAGGATGCGGCGGCGGGCGCCACATCTCCCCGAGGCGGGACGGATGCAGGACGTGACCATGATCACTCCTGCTCGTCGCGCTTCTTTTGGCGGGTCCAGTGCAAGCCCCAGTCGCGGCCGTCTTCGTCCGACTGGAACAGGCGGGCGCGGATCGGCTGCTGGAAAACTGGATCGTCGAGAAGCACGGAGACGAACGGTCCCGCGCGCTCGCCGGAATGTTTCCAGCCTGCGCCGACTTCCGGCCCATACTCATCGCCGAGATGGATGCGATAGGCAGGCGCCTTGTCGGCGTCCGCATTTTCCGACGGCGTGAAGGTCAGCTCGACGTCCAGCGAGAGCGTGCGGAGTCGCCCGGAATAGCCGGACGGGGTGCGGGTAAACTGGCCGATCTGTGCCATGGAAGGCTCCTTTCCTATGCGGTGGAGAAGACGCGGGACGGCTCAACGGCCCCGCTCTGGACGCGCTGTCACCGCATCGGCGCGCGCCAGACAAAGCGGCCCTCGCCGTCTTCGTCGGTGAAAAGCGGGATCGCGTGGCCGATCACCGCCGAGGCGGGGAACGGGCCGAAATAGCGGCCGTCGAGGCTGTCGCCGACGTCCGGGTTCATCAGGAACACTTCGCCCTCGGCGATGACGCGACAGCCCTGCCAGACCGGCAGGTCTCGGCCGAAGCTGTCGTGGTCGCGCGCCTCGCCGAGCGGAACGCCGTCGACGATAATGGCGCGGCCATCGCGGCACAGGCGCTGTCCGGGCAGGCCGAGAACGTGCTTCAGAAGCGGCACGTCGCGTGCGACGTAGCCGCGCTCGACCATAAACGAGGCGAAGGGTTCGGGTGGGATGACGGCGACCAGATCGGGCACCGCGATCCGGTCGTCGGGTGCGACAGTATAGAACCCGATCGGCACGCTGGCCGATGCGTTCCAGACCAGCCTTGGCGCAGTCGGAACGAATCCGGCAAAGGCGATCCCGAGCGTGGCAACCGTCGTCACCATGACATAGCGAAAGCGCGTCATGGGGCGATCTCCCGCCGCCAGAGCCATGCCTGATGACGCTCCGCGGTGTAGGGACGCGGCGCTTCGCCTGCGTTTATCCAGTGGG
This genomic window from Aureimonas sp. OT7 contains:
- a CDS encoding DUF736 domain-containing protein; this encodes MAQIGQFTRTPSGYSGRLRTLSLDVELTFTPSENADADKAPAYRIHLGDEYGPEVGAGWKHSGERAGPFVSVLLDDPVFQQPIRARLFQSDEDGRDWGLHWTRQKKRDEQE
- a CDS encoding lytic transglycosylase domain-containing protein encodes the protein MVTSCIRPASGRCGARRRILLLLLSGLFVTAIAPLPGLAQIAVMGRAVAVHPHGAHIEEASQRFGIPAAWIIAVMQVESAGNMHAISSAGAMGLMQVMPSTWAELRIRHALGRDPFEPRDNILAGTAYLREMWDRYGNVAAMLAAYNAGPGRYDEYRATARPLPAETRAYVAALTPILLGERPSGSGSTVAPPPDWREAALFVAREIGASAADPASPDRTPDDAPSLVPAAPDALTALQSEGLFVARDAGGDRP
- a CDS encoding VirD2 family relaxase/mobilization nuclease, translated to MSDDNEFRIRPGRIRSTRAQQARPFVAQALAAAQKAGGRVSRSGKITSGNRSRFGRGQRASIQANRLLTGRSRIAVIKTRVVRQTARSAPLGAHLNYLRRDGVTRDGEKARMFGPERDDMDVGAFAEKCQDDRHHFRFIVSPEDAVDMANLKDHARELMGQMEKDLGTRLDWVAVDHWNTDNPHIHIILRGRTDDGQDLVISRDYIKEGMRARAQDLVTQELGPRTDLEIHRNLERQVEAERWTQLDRQLVRDAGKSGIIDLAPLPDRQPDEFHTLKVGRLRTLEIRGLAEEIGLSQWFIKPEAEAVLRELGERGDIIKRMHRALTERGIERGSASYVLAGESLDVPVIGRLVERGLDDELKGTAYAVVDGTDGRTHHIKLPHLDAAGDSPPGSIVELRSWEDPQGQRRVALAVRADLDLGAQVGASGATWLDRQAIARDPIALSDSGFGAEVRQALDERAEHLIGEGFAERQGGRVVFARRLLSTLRQRELDNLGEKLATETGMSFERAASGEYVAGSYRQRFALASGRFAMIDDGLGFQLVPWSPSLEKQIGRHVSGVARDDGGVDWDFGRKRSLGL
- a CDS encoding S26 family signal peptidase, whose protein sequence is MTRFRYVMVTTVATLGIAFAGFVPTAPRLVWNASASVPIGFYTVAPDDRIAVPDLVAVIPPEPFASFMVERGYVARDVPLLKHVLGLPGQRLCRDGRAIIVDGVPLGEARDHDSFGRDLPVWQGCRVIAEGEVFLMNPDVGDSLDGRYFGPFPASAVIGHAIPLFTDEDGEGRFVWRAPMR